Proteins found in one Agaribacterium sp. ZY112 genomic segment:
- a CDS encoding group II truncated hemoglobin has product MTNTLKFGTLDASYQAAGQLEGIIKLVDAFYDYMERLPEAAEIRAMHREDLSDSRKKLSYFLSGWLGGPKLYKEHFGGISIPQVHSHLKVGAEQRNAWMLCMKHALKDQDYSDDFKKYMFEQLSVPAERIRQVCSHAQDSE; this is encoded by the coding sequence ATGACAAACACACTTAAGTTCGGCACTTTAGACGCCTCCTACCAAGCCGCCGGCCAGCTTGAAGGTATTATTAAGCTAGTCGATGCCTTTTATGACTATATGGAACGCTTGCCAGAGGCCGCTGAGATTAGGGCCATGCACCGCGAAGACCTCAGCGATTCACGCAAAAAACTGAGTTACTTTCTCAGTGGTTGGCTCGGAGGCCCCAAACTATATAAAGAGCACTTTGGCGGCATCAGCATCCCGCAAGTTCACAGCCATTTAAAGGTTGGCGCAGAACAGCGCAACGCTTGGATGCTGTGCATGAAACACGCACTTAAAGACCAAGATTACAGTGACGATTTTAAAAAATACATGTTTGAGCAACTCAGTGTGCCAGCAGAGCGTATTAGACAGGTCTGTTCACACGCCCAAGACTCAGAGTAA